The following coding sequences are from one Phenylobacterium glaciei window:
- a CDS encoding ATP-binding protein produces the protein MPWSAASYSSDLMEVIAARRAQVRMRVGLAVGLTLGFGTIVGWAWAFVWFACYGGLQAVEYFVFAKRTPPPWVALTLLFTNSVVFGVFAAEGPLSDGVFGLACWICLLCGGQLNCALTSQKSRAAFLAASTPFALYLAATPFVALWLGAAPRQAAAIAASAALIVVFTHMIWRAAARALTAESAARAQAEAADAAKSAFVAMVSHELRTPISAILAGAVEANDVRSPSGRQSNLDLISSSARMMRTLLDDLLDMSKIEAGRMGVEVTPFDLRQLMLETVQFWGPVARRGGLAFRLEGAHRLPAWVAGDPTRIRQILNNLLSNALKFTESGSITLRMAASPQADGICGLTLEVIDTGPGMTDEQIGGLFTAYGQLSNSVARTHGGTGLGLNISRELARLMGGELVAQSAPGQGATFRLSLDLAVGQADVTAEDAPQEHTGLRVLIVDDHEINRRAFTLILRDAVDFISTAENGQDALDTLALEAFDIVLMDLNMPKMGGLEATRALRAGTGPNRRTPVIALTASAARTEIDVCLAAGMNAFVMKPVEAAELFGAIERVLDAAAVAAAA, from the coding sequence ATGCCCTGGTCGGCCGCGAGCTACTCGTCCGACCTGATGGAGGTCATCGCCGCGCGGCGGGCTCAGGTCCGCATGCGCGTCGGTTTGGCGGTGGGCCTGACGCTCGGCTTCGGCACGATTGTCGGCTGGGCTTGGGCCTTCGTCTGGTTCGCCTGCTACGGCGGCCTGCAGGCCGTCGAGTACTTCGTGTTTGCCAAGCGCACCCCCCCACCCTGGGTCGCGCTGACCCTGCTCTTCACCAACAGTGTGGTGTTCGGGGTCTTCGCCGCCGAGGGGCCGCTCAGCGATGGAGTCTTCGGCCTGGCCTGCTGGATCTGCCTGCTGTGCGGCGGTCAGCTGAACTGCGCGCTCACCAGTCAGAAGTCCCGCGCCGCCTTCCTGGCCGCCTCGACCCCCTTCGCCCTCTATCTGGCGGCCACCCCCTTCGTCGCCCTGTGGTTGGGGGCCGCTCCGCGTCAGGCCGCCGCCATCGCCGCCTCCGCAGCCCTGATCGTGGTCTTCACCCACATGATCTGGCGCGCCGCCGCCCGCGCGCTAACCGCGGAGAGCGCGGCTCGCGCCCAGGCCGAGGCCGCCGACGCCGCCAAGTCAGCCTTCGTGGCCATGGTCAGCCATGAGCTGCGCACCCCCATCAGCGCCATCCTCGCCGGCGCCGTCGAGGCCAATGACGTCCGCAGCCCCTCGGGCCGGCAGTCCAACCTCGACCTGATCTCCTCCTCGGCCCGCATGATGCGGACTCTGCTGGACGACCTGCTGGACATGTCCAAGATCGAAGCTGGCCGCATGGGCGTGGAAGTCACCCCCTTCGACCTGCGCCAGCTGATGCTGGAGACCGTGCAGTTCTGGGGACCGGTGGCCCGGCGCGGCGGGCTGGCCTTCCGCCTGGAGGGCGCTCACCGCCTGCCGGCCTGGGTGGCGGGCGACCCCACCCGCATCCGCCAGATCCTCAACAACCTGCTCTCCAACGCGCTGAAGTTCACCGAAAGCGGGTCCATCACCCTGCGCATGGCCGCCAGCCCCCAGGCCGACGGGATCTGCGGCCTGACCCTGGAGGTGATCGACACCGGGCCAGGCATGACAGACGAGCAGATCGGCGGCCTGTTCACCGCCTATGGCCAGCTCAGCAACAGCGTCGCCCGCACGCATGGCGGCACGGGACTGGGCCTCAATATCAGCCGCGAGCTGGCCCGCCTGATGGGCGGCGAACTGGTGGCGCAGAGCGCGCCGGGCCAGGGCGCCACCTTCCGACTGTCGCTGGATCTGGCCGTCGGCCAGGCCGACGTCACAGCCGAGGACGCGCCCCAGGAACACACTGGCCTGCGGGTGCTGATCGTCGACGACCACGAGATCAACCGCCGCGCCTTCACCCTGATCCTGCGGGACGCCGTGGACTTCATCAGCACCGCGGAGAACGGCCAGGACGCGCTGGACACCCTGGCCCTGGAAGCCTTCGACATCGTCCTGATGGACCTCAATATGCCGAAGATGGGCGGGCTGGAGGCCACGCGGGCCCTGCGCGCCGGGACCGGCCCCAACCGCCGCACCCCGGTCATCGCGCTGACCGCCTCGGCGGCGCGTACCGAGATCGACGTCTGCCTGGCCGCCGGCATGAACGCCTTCGTCATGAAGCCCGTCGAGGCCGCCGAACTGTTCGGCGCCATCGAGCGGGTGCTCGACGCGGCGGCTGTGGCCGCGGCGGCCTAG
- a CDS encoding ATP-binding protein, whose protein sequence is MTQHLRATGPAHNATFHARVAGIALITTMVVLIAACLTFMLQQWAVAREQSHLNHVALSEITASAAAPALSQLDAPAARSAIAALSQAQSVTGARLLDSSGGVVATYRRANTAINGTDVIHAPVKMQGLRVGELVVDVAPPRLDALLPQFIALTGALFFGGVGVALFLARGLAHRVIAPVQKLSDAMRDVAASGSFAPVQVEAQDALFRSLTASFNHLLAKLDEREQALQRTLQELMEARDAANAANTLKSQFLANMSHEIRTPLNGVLAMAEVMSMGEMDDIQRERLEVIRQSGGLLLAVLNDVLDLSKIEAGKLTLLVDDFDLEAAISSARESFAVMAEKKGLAFKLEVEPTAQGAWRGDADRLGQIVGNLLSNAVKFTQVGEVSASFGLNPDSGALKLTVRDTGLGIAAEKQANLFEKFVQADNSATRRFGGTGLGLAICRELTQMMGGAIWVDSREGTGSTFTVELPLERGVAVAAAPAPAPQGDNAEEGSLRLLAAEDNPTNQQVLAAVMGSLGLDIDIVSDGKLAFEAWRDGAYDLILMDIQMPVMDGIDSARAIRAAEREQGRPRTPIVALTANALSHQVEEYLAAGMDGHVAKPIEIAKLYEAIGRALNDAAQNAASAAAAQSAAA, encoded by the coding sequence ATGACCCAACATCTTCGCGCGACGGGCCCGGCTCACAATGCGACCTTCCATGCCCGCGTGGCGGGTATCGCGCTGATCACCACGATGGTGGTGCTGATCGCCGCCTGCCTGACCTTCATGCTGCAACAGTGGGCGGTGGCCCGCGAGCAGAGCCACCTCAATCACGTGGCCCTCTCGGAGATCACCGCCAGCGCCGCGGCCCCCGCCCTGTCGCAGTTGGACGCTCCGGCGGCGCGGTCCGCGATCGCCGCGCTCTCCCAGGCTCAGTCGGTGACCGGCGCCCGTCTGCTGGACTCCTCGGGCGGGGTCGTCGCCACCTATCGACGCGCCAACACCGCCATCAACGGGACCGACGTCATCCACGCGCCGGTGAAGATGCAAGGCCTGCGTGTGGGCGAACTGGTGGTGGATGTGGCGCCGCCACGCCTCGACGCCCTGCTGCCCCAGTTCATCGCCCTGACCGGCGCGCTTTTCTTCGGCGGGGTCGGCGTCGCCCTGTTTCTGGCCCGCGGACTCGCCCATAGGGTGATCGCGCCGGTGCAGAAGCTGTCGGACGCCATGCGCGACGTGGCCGCCAGCGGCAGCTTCGCTCCCGTCCAGGTGGAGGCGCAGGACGCCCTGTTCCGCAGCCTTACCGCGAGCTTCAACCACCTGCTGGCCAAGCTGGACGAGCGCGAGCAGGCGCTGCAGCGCACCCTCCAGGAACTGATGGAGGCCCGCGACGCGGCCAATGCCGCCAATACTTTGAAGTCGCAGTTCCTGGCCAATATGAGCCACGAGATCCGCACGCCGCTGAACGGCGTCCTGGCCATGGCCGAGGTCATGTCCATGGGCGAGATGGACGATATCCAGCGCGAGCGCCTGGAGGTCATCCGCCAGTCCGGCGGCCTGCTGTTGGCCGTGCTGAACGACGTGCTGGACCTCTCCAAGATCGAGGCCGGCAAGCTCACCCTGCTGGTGGACGACTTCGATCTGGAGGCCGCCATCTCGTCGGCCCGCGAGAGCTTCGCGGTGATGGCGGAGAAGAAGGGCCTGGCCTTCAAGCTGGAGGTCGAGCCTACCGCCCAGGGCGCGTGGCGCGGCGACGCCGACCGCCTGGGCCAGATCGTCGGCAACCTGCTGTCCAACGCCGTGAAGTTCACGCAAGTCGGCGAAGTTTCCGCCAGCTTCGGCCTCAACCCCGACAGCGGCGCCCTGAAGCTGACCGTGCGCGACACCGGCCTTGGAATCGCCGCCGAGAAGCAGGCCAACCTGTTCGAGAAGTTCGTCCAGGCCGACAATTCCGCCACCCGCCGCTTTGGCGGCACGGGCCTGGGCCTGGCCATCTGCCGCGAGCTGACCCAGATGATGGGCGGCGCGATCTGGGTAGACAGCCGCGAAGGCACGGGCTCGACCTTCACCGTCGAGCTGCCCTTGGAACGTGGCGTGGCCGTGGCCGCAGCGCCGGCGCCCGCCCCCCAGGGCGACAACGCCGAGGAAGGCTCCCTGCGTCTGCTGGCCGCCGAGGACAACCCCACCAACCAGCAGGTCCTGGCCGCGGTCATGGGGTCGCTCGGCCTCGACATCGACATCGTCAGCGACGGCAAACTGGCCTTCGAGGCCTGGCGCGACGGGGCCTACGACCTGATCCTGATGGATATCCAGATGCCGGTGATGGACGGCATCGACTCCGCCCGCGCCATCCGCGCCGCCGAGCGCGAGCAGGGCCGCCCGCGCACCCCCATCGTGGCGCTCACCGCCAACGCCCTGTCGCACCAGGTGGAGGAATACCTGGCCGCCGGCATGGACGGCCACGTGGCCAAACCCATCGAGATCGCCAAGCTCTACGAGGCCATCGGCCGCGCCCTGAATGACGCCGCCCAAAACGCCGCCTCGGCCGCCGCGGCGCAGAGCGCCGCCGCCTGA